The following coding sequences are from one Mytilus trossulus isolate FHL-02 chromosome 8, PNRI_Mtr1.1.1.hap1, whole genome shotgun sequence window:
- the LOC134728235 gene encoding uncharacterized protein LOC134728235 isoform X2, which produces MRVYILSTLLVAAICSAQTLVRQTCSDTRSSVDVQMTGANAVIGGLFEMRTSILGGYACGEPHKELIQVYEAARWALQKVNTNAMVPGVKLGMKAYDTCSSEVLALKYAQDFYSRLTTGQNACTAQTSQLNLGFLGPLSSWTTTAVAEMAGKLPASVLSPRAMSTALSDNAKYPYFLRTSPSSRAQAKAMIEVLKQMSWKRVIAVYTSSIYGNSGYETMVKQAMENDICITKALSVPSSGTVSQYAAQLTSLPKYDTDVALFFGSYNEAKTLFQALETIGSTLGIRSIQWMVTDMNLMQEKYSNIARGAIAVMPRATLVTQFRDYFINLNEVSAPTENPWLANWYMTQYQCKLPGVTYLPYSNYTNCVTKTTNQRRNDFRQNAFVDRTIMAVFAYAKALRKAQSDRCGSSFSGICPNLQSLTTSDFHKYLKDVDFTFSTSDNVPSLSGKRVAFDENGDFISEDFTIWNYNDKSTAFDFHEVGRYENGQLALSLTEIKMYDNNRNSPLTSLPTSPCPTEGCGRCVIPRNAVEFMYMPGDLVIAGVVRGHAAGSEPLSCGDVNELHMAFSVAFYYAIQTVKTKYPALLKGVNLGGLIVDVCNSQQTGSMFFNNILAELQVVRDKRGRIVDPNAIKIITSALTSTQTMLFTDAMKAFDIQELGISATASTLSDKMKYPNFARVIPSDAKQAVAMTQFFIKNGWSFIQTINSPGDYGQRAIKDLRQAAVEGHICIGASYEMGTDGTIAKILNSIRQQSQARVVVLFIGGDDKIELLKALKAVSWSKDYVFVGTDGWYSQMFVGYEEYAPGFVSFQPQLYSLSSFESWLNSINPRKANDIPGFSEWYEELNNCYIVAENRGKYTNPCGSSSITTAAEYIPNAFIGNMINSVYLSAHVLDKSLTSICGNNYNGVCSAFRSGESVSNSLKTIFNNISFVAEINSPFKVEGMEGMQDFDIFNYQGSRFVQIGKFNTEQGRLSDQFNLPVQLPPGLPSVTFKSVCEGRCAQCSYVYNPGEYAYIPGDIEVGGVFGIHDASTSNPYVCGDLRTVNGFQFAAAMMYAVDQVNSKMSPVDLKNVKLGALILDHCNVESRRFDVLSSLYSGLLPVNEHDNIKVSKVRAWVTDNTRSAIEVNEVVKPLNIPLISPLATSNSLKNKDDYPTFFRTIQGDLTLSVAMAKLAKALNFRYVTVLYSDEEYGKVGLETFTAVANQEGVCILSSHKIDSSTNMTQVIQTVVGSTTHVVVLWTNGPHTTQFYQEKAKHSAASNIVVISPMPFMSVAQGLGTNGGKSFFLNIKTSVINKYMDFIKNLPQTSSITTNPFLMEYYMNILGCDLPNFYMHGVQCSNIQTVAAWSAAITQDNYVIPTINAVYSFAAALDATLKEKCGPAYTDVCNNFLTLDNVNNVIMEKMETTTFKDPSDFTFRFMDREGNTGMDLIYYDGSTLKTVGEFAGASLQISDNTLVNLFPGTRSSCIAPCTECLITQMEFSYIPGDILIGGVFDVHNNDINTFSCGNIKTLHGFQLLEAFHYAISKVNDKEGPFANILKNIKLGGVGLDACESAIKMGYTVSDIHNGIISLTKNGETINPDDISAYIAGYSSDSSLYLARIAKSLKIPQISYASTSMALSNKDKYPYFMRSVPADDNQAESMIRFLDNFDIRYVQVVYSPNNYGRLGSMAFSNLARENKICIGQMMQFPDNGSATRESANEVVSAILKKPTANTVVIFADTGYINTLFQAIRRNPSAIGKFKFLGTETWGNNLDILSGVEDLAVDAVTWSLESADIGDFDTYLSTKSPGNYPQNPWFPKFYEEMVDCYLTVPDGRHPVQCASLSEVVISQRNYIQDPGILHVINAVYAAAIGIDSALKRVCGEDYSTVCEKFRNQANRRDILMENILKANFSDPTGSQFTFTDKRDGNKGYQMYSLSTRMEGDKLAYYYKKVGTFSNSKKLNLNNYKPSWDGSCGRPESCTECPGFITTKSRFMLQQSSQTNPATIVALYPVSSKGFDAYKCGNLNLGSFYRALATSYTLKILAPRPFNVRSLVLDTCSNSLRIDRDLYSILSSGGLCHSQTAFDGVINNSTIGGVITTSTANVIAANRVLAPLKIPLVGAFSTSSVLNDKYKYPYVARTISSDFQETQAIADVLKHNNWTYVTVIYSKEVYGKSGYENFKSQAGKNGICIAASLSVQVQGSSDDIKNALSQLSTETGANVVILIAMNPEQILKAAKELGIINQYLWIGTETWGTNTLDSNLAADVKGSITVAMRNTMVTGFNNYLKSLRYNNRDNIPDDWFEEFYQQVHKCQLPMASVVYSQYKLCNLSEQLTDEKLQMNNYIIYTTIAATYSIANAIQSTKNARCATKTNFKDCFYDDSNKEDLFKRLLETKWSGWTDEPGFDLNFNDDRYWNVGYDIYNYVVENELHVYKKVGSTIGKNAGSLSPIMTYKADSFMSQCPVGNDCTCMDIVTKQPSAVQQTSKEEKEVEGPRNYYWYKYIQLENTAKHYTWPIWAIAVCVPTCIGLFIGLFLFCFFLCAYPVRGGTTVLGFMMIFGILCIYAVNFAFFLKASNLTCGIRRFLMGVAYAIVFAALLVKSVDNWRFIDIEYSVRKYSGLTSASSLFAIAIGLVCVQVIIPVEWLILVHPTASLLSKTELHDWWWCDPVDRYDYSLALSMLFVMFLVLLTTIFSGMAWDSKSNYYESRWICVGCISTAGCFLVWMIVSTNALPEYRDPAVALGNFFNATALLICLPIRKLLLLCKFKKDDEKENEIDEDIYAHMDHGTELYSTVYHNDGFQDMFEPMDGKPHAENGF; this is translated from the exons ATGAG GGTATATATATTGTCGACACTTTTGGTGGCAGCAATATGTTCTGCCCAGACACTGGTGAGACAGACTTGCTCCGACACACGCTCCTCTGTGGATGTTCAAATGACCGGTGCCAATGCTGTGATTGGTGGACTATTTGAGATGAGAACGTCAATTCTTGGTGGATATGCATGTGGAGAACCTCACAAAG AGCTGATTCAAGTTTACGAAGCAGCTAGATGGGCATTACAGAAAGTAAACACCAATGCTATGGTACCTGGTGTCAAATTAG GGATGAAAGCCTATGACACTTGTTCATCAGAAGTATTAGCTTTGAAGTATGCCCAAGATTTCTACTCTCGTCTGACTACTGGTCAGAACGCATGTACTGCACAGACTAGCCAACTTAACCTTG GTTTCCTTGGACCACTGTCAAGCTGGACAACAACTGCAGTCGCTGAAATGGCGGGAAAATTACCAGCATCTGTTTTATCACCAAGAGCAATGTCCACTGCGCTCAGTGACAATGCTAAGTATCCTTATTTTCTGAGGACTTCACCTTCCTCGAGAGCTCAAGCAAAG GCAATGATTGaagttttgaaacaaatgagCTGGAAAAGAGTAATTGCAGTTTATACATCCAGTATCTATGGCAACAGTGGGTACGAAACAATGGTGAAGCAAGCTATGgaaaatgatatttgtattaCTAAAGCGTTGTCCGTACCAAGCAGCGGTACTGTTTCTCAGTATGCTGCTCAACTGACAAGTCTTCCAAAATATGACACAGATGTTGCTCTCTTTTTTGGGTCCTATAACGAGGCCAAGACTCTATTCCAAGCTTTAGAGACTATTGGTAGCACACTTGGTATTCGAAGCATTCAGTGGATGGTCACCGACATGAATTTAATGCaggaaaaatattcaaacattgCACGAGGTGCCATAGCCGTCATGCCACGTGCAACATTAGTAACACAGTTTAgagattattttataaatttgaacgAAGTTTCAGCTCCTACAGAAAATCCATGGCTAGCAAACTGGTACATGACACAATACCAATGCAAGTTACCAGGTGTAACTTACTTACCTTATTCCAATTATACAAACTGTGTTACCAAGACAACAAACCAGAGGCGTAATGACTTCAGACAGAACGCTTTTGTAGACAGAACTATCATGGCGGTGTTCGCTTATGCCAAGGCTCTTCGGAAAGCACAATCAGATCGATGTGGATCCTCGTTCTCAGGAATATGCCCAAATCTACAATCTTTGACGACATCAGACTTTCACAAGTATCTGAAAGATGTTGATTTTAcg TTTTCAACATCAGATAATGTGCCAAGTCTGAGTGGTAAACGTGTTGCTTTTGACGAGAATGGTGATTTCATATCTGAAGATTTTACAATTTGGAATTATAATGACAAATCAACAGCATTCGACTTCCACGAG GTAGGACGATACGAAAATGGTCAACTAGCTTTGTCACTgactgaaataaaaatgtacGACAACAACAGAAACTCGCCTCTGACCTCGCTCCCCACCTCACCTTGTCCAACTGAAGGATGTGGACGTTGTGTAATACCACGAAATGCCGTAGAATTTATGTACATGCCAGGAGATCTGGTTATTGCTGGCGTTGTCAGAGGTCATGCTGCCGGAAGTGAACCATTGTCATGTGGAGACGTAAACGAGCTACATATGGCTTTCTCTGTtgctttttattatgcaatacAAACAGTCAAAACTAAATATCCCGCACTATTGAAAGGTGTTAATTTAGGAGGTTTAATTGTCGATGTTTGTAATAGCCAACAAACTGGTTCAATGTTTTTCAACAATATATTAGCCGAACTTCAAGTTGTGAGGGATAAAAGAGGTCGCATTGTAGATCCTAATGCAATAAAGATAATAACGTCAGCTCTTACAAGTACACAGACCATGCTATTTACAGACGCAATGAAGGCTTTTGATATTCAAGAACTTGGTATATCTGCCACGGCATCAACGTTAAGTGACAAAATGAAATATCCAAATTTTGCTCGGGTTATTCCGTCCGATGCCAAACAGGCAGTTGCTATGACgcagtttttcattaaaaatggtTGGTCCTTTATTCAGACTATCAACTCTCCTGGTGACTACGGTCAAAGGGCTATTAAAGATTTAAGACAGGCAGCAGTAGAAGGACACATTTGTATTGGAGCTTCTTATGAAATGGGAACTGATGGTACTATAgctaaaatattaaatagtatAAGACAACAATCACAAGCTCGTGTAGTTGTTCTATTTATAGGTGGCGATGACAAAATAGAACTATTAAAAGCATTAAAGGCTGTATCTTGGTCTAAAGACTACGTGTTCGTCGGTACAGATGGCTGGTACAGTCAGATGTTTGTTGGATATGAGGAATATGCTCCAGGCTTTGTGTCATTTCAACCACAGCTATATTCTCTCAGTTCCTTTGAGAGTTGGCTCAATAGTATTAATCCACGAAAAGCAAATGACATTCCAGGTTTTTCCGAATGGTACGAAGAACTCAATAATTGTTATATCGTTGCAGAAAATAGAGGCAAATATACAAACCCGTGTGGATCTTCCAGTATCACTACTGCTGCTGAATATATTCCGAATGCTTTCATTGGTAATATGATCAATTCAGTCTACCTGTCAGCACATGTTCTGGACAAATCCTTAACATCGATATGTGGTAACAATTATAATGGTGTCTGTTCAGCTTTCCGTTCTGGGGAATCTGTTTCCAACagtttgaaaacaatatttaataacatttcattcGTTGCCGAGATCAATAGTCCATTCAAGGTAGAAGGAATGGAAGGGATGCAGGACTTTGATATCTTCAACTATCAGGGATCACGTTTTGTTCAG ATAGGAAAATTCAACACAGAACAAGGACGACTGTCAGACCAGTTTAATCTACCAGTGCAGCTACCACCTGGACTTCCTAGTGTAACATTCAAATCCGTGTGTGAGGGGCGCTGTGCTCAGTGTTCATATGTCTATAACCCAGGAGAATATGCTTACATTCCTGGAGATATAGAAGTAGGTGGTGTATTTGGAATTCACGATGCTAGTACTTCTAATCCGTATGTTTGTGGAGATTTGAGAACTGTTAATGGATTTCAGTTTGCAGCCGCCATGATGTATGCCGTTGATCAAGTAAATTCTAAAATGTCAccagttgatttgaaaaatgtCAAGCTTGGAGCACTCATTTTGGACCACTGTAACGTTGAAAGCAGACGATTCGATGTATTATCTTCATTATATTCTGGACTTCTGCCTGTCAACGAACATGACAATATTAAAGTATCAAAAGTTCGCGCATGGGTAACAGACAACACTAGATCAGCCATTGAAGTTAATGAGGTTGTTAAGCCATTAAATATTCCGTTAATTAGTCCTCTTGCTACGAGCaatagtttgaaaaataaagatgacTATCCAACATTTTTTAGAACGATTCAAGGTGACTTAACCTTGTCGGTGGCTATGGCAAAACTAGCAAAAGCTTTGAACTTCCGGTATGTTACTGTTCTTTACAGTGATGAGGAGTACGGCAAAGTTGGATTGGAAACTTTTACCGCTGTTGCAAACCAAGAAGGTGTTTGCATCCTATCCTCTCATAAAATAGATTCAAGCACCAACATGACACAAGTAATACAAACTGTTGTTGGATCTACTACTCATGTTGTTGTACTATGGACAAATGGACCTCATACCACTCAATTCTATCAAGAGAAAGCGAAACACTCAGCTGCTTCAAACATAGTTGTCATTTCCCCCATGCCTTTTATGTCTGTTGCACAAGGACTTGGTACAAATGGCGGGaaatctttctttttaaatatcaaaacatcaGTTATAAACAAGTATAtggattttataaaaaatctccCACAGACCTCTAGCATTACGACCAACCCTTTCCTGATGGAATATTACATGAACATTCTTGGATGTGATTTGCCCAATTTCTACAT GCATGGTGTACAATGTAGCAATATCCAAACAGTGGCAGCATGGTCGGCAGCCATTACACAAGATAACTATGTAATTCCAACCATTAATGCTGTTTATTCATTCGCTGCTGCACTTGACGCTACCTTGAAAGAAAAATGTGGACCGGCCTACACAGATGTTTGTAATAATTTCCTGACATTGGACAACGTCAATAATGTCATTATGGAAAAGATGGAAACGACGACATTTAAAGATCCGTCTGATTTCACTTTCCGGTTTATGGATAGAGAGGGAAACACCGGAATGGACCTGATTTATTATGATGGATCCACATTAAAAACG gtagGAGAGTTCGCTGGTGCATCTCTGCAGATTTCAGATAACACATTAGTTAACTTGTTTCCCGGGACTCGGTCGAGTTGTATTGCTCCCTGTACTGAATGTTTAATCACCCAGATGGAGTTCTCATATATACCGGGTGATATTTTGATTGGAG gGGTATTTGACGTACACAATAACGATATAAATACATTCTCATGTGGAAATATCAAGACTCTTCATGGGTTTCAACTTCTTGAAGCATTTCATTATGCCATTAGTAAAGTGAATGATAAAGAAGGACCATTTGCAAATATTCTGAAGAACATTAAACTGGGTGGAGTTGGATTGGATGCATGTGAGAGCGCCATAAAAATGGGATATACAGTATCCGATATACACAATGGTATAATCTCCTTAACAAAGAACGGAGAGACAATAAATCCGGATGATATTAGTGCATACATTGCTGGGTATTCAAGTGACAGTTCGTTGTATTTAGCTAGAATTGCAAAATCCCTGAAAATACCACAGATAAGTTACGCCTCGACTAGTATGGCTTTATCGAACAAGGATAAGTATCCGTACTTCATGCGTTCTGTTCCTGCAGACGACAATCAAGCCGAATCCATGATCAgatttttggataattttgaTATTCGATACGTTCAAGTTGTATACTCTCCGAATAATTATGGTCGACTTGGGTCCATGGCATTCTCAAATCTCGCGAGAGAAAATAAAATCTGTATTGGTCAGATGATGCAGTTTCCGGATAATGGCTCAGCAACACGTGAAAGTGCAAATGAAGTGGTGTCTGCTATACTGAAGAAACCAACTGCTAACACCGTGGTAATATTTGCAGACACTGGGTACATAAACACATTATTTCAGGCAATCAGACGAAATCCTTCTGCCATTGGTAAATTCAAGTTCTTAGGTACCGAGACATGGGGAAACAATTTAGACATTCTTTCTGGGGTAGAAGACCTCGCTGTTGACGCTGTTACTTGGTCATTAGAATCGGCTGATATTGGCGATTTTGATACGTATTTGAGCACGAAATCTCCTGGAAACTATCCTCAGAACCCTTGGTTTCCTAAGTTTTATGAAGAAATGGTAGACTGTTATCTCACGGTTCCAGATGGTCGACACCCAGTTCAGTGCGCTTCTTTGTCGGAAGTAGTCATCTCACAACGAAATTACATCCAGGATCCGGGCATTCTTCATGTCATCAATGCTGTATATGCTGCGGCAATTGGCATAGACTCTGCATTAAAACGTGTCTGTGGAGAAGATTATTCAACAGTTTGCGAGAAGTTCCGAAATCAAGCAAACCGAAGGGATATTctaatggaaaatattttaaaggctAACTTCAGTGATCCGACTGGATCCCAGTTTACATTCACAGATAAACGGGATGGCAATAAAGGGTACCAAATGTATTCATTATCCACAAGGATGGAGGGTGACAAATTAGCATATTACTACAAAAAG GTTGGCACATTTTCTAACTCAAAAAAGTTGAACTTGAACAATTACAAGCCTTCATGGGATGGAAGCTGTGGTCGACCTGAATCTTGCACTGAATGTCCCGGatttataacaacaaaatcACGTTTCATGCTTCAACAATCAAGCCAAACTAATCCAGCAACAATCGTCGCATTGTATCCTGTATCGTCAAAAGGATTTGATGCGTACAAGTGTGGAAATTTAAATCTTGGGAGTTTTTATCGGGCATTGGCAACTTCATacactttgaaaattttagCTCCAAGGCCATTCAATGTACGCAGTCTCGTATTAGATACATGCTCGAATTCACTAAGAATTGATCGAGATTTGTATAGTATTTTATCATCGGGTGGTCTCTGCCATTCTCAAACAGCCTTTGATGGTGTTATAAATAACTCTACGATAGGTGGCGTAATAACAACATCGACAGCAAACGTTATTGCAGCCAATCGAGTTCTTGCACCTTTAAAGATTCCTCTTGTAGGCGCATTTTCCACTTCCAGTGTTTTAAATGACAAGTATAAATACCCGTATGTAGCACGCACAATATCATCTGATTTCCAAGAGACCCAGGCTATTGCAGAcgttttaaaacataataattgGACTTATGTTACGGTAATTTATTCTAAAGAAGTATACGGAAAGTCAGGCTATGAGAACTTCAAATCTCAAGCGGGTAAAAACGGCATTTGTATTGCAGCATCACTCTCTGTCCAGGTTCAAGGTTCGAGTGATGATATAAAGAATGCACTTAGTCAGCTATCAACCGAAACTGGTGcaaatgttgttattttgatCGCTATGAATCCAGAACAAATCCTCAAAGCAGCCAAAGAGCTTGGAATCATAAACCAGTATTTATGGATAGGAACAGAAACGTGGGGAACAAATACTTTAGATTCCAACTTGGCTGCTGATGTGAAAGGGTCGATAACAGTAGCTATGCGAAATACAATGGTGACGggttttaacaattatttaaaatctcTTCGATACAATAATAGAGATAATATACCAGATGATTGGTTTGAGGAATTCTACCAACAAGTGCATAAATGTCAACTTCCAATGGCGTCTGTTGTCTATTCTCAATACAAGCTGTGTAACTTGTCAGAGCAGTTAACTGACGAAAAATTACAAATgaacaattatattatatatacaacaatAGCTGCAACTTATTCTATTGCGAATGCAATTCAGAGTACTAAAAATGCTAGATGTGCAACTAAAACAAACTTCAAAGATTGTTTCTACGATGACAGTAATAAAGAAGACTTATTCAAGAGGCTCTTGGAAACAAAGTGGTCCGGATGGACAGATGAACCTGGATTTGATCTGAACTTTAATGATGACAGATATTGGAATGTTGGCTAcgatatatataattatgtcgTCGAAAATGAATTGCATGTCTACAAAAAG GTTGGGTCAACCATTGGCAAAAATGCCGGATCCTTGTCACCCATAATGACATACAAAGCGGATTCATTCATGTCACAATGTCCTGTGGGAAACGATTGCACGTGTATGGATATTGTTACCAAGCAACCGTCAGCTGTACAACAAACAAGTAAAGAAGAGAAAGAGGTCGAAGGGCCGCGTAATTATTACTGGTATAAATACATTCAATTAGAAAACACAGCAAAACACTATACCTGGCCTATCTGGGCCATTGCTGTGTGTGTTCCAACGTGTATAGGATTATTCATcggactttttttattttgttttttcctgTGTGCGTATCCAGTTCGCGGAGGAACAACCGTGTTAGGGTTTATGatgattttcggaatcctctgcaTCTATGCTGTTAATTTTGCTTTCTTCCTAAAAGCATCGAACTTAACATGTGGTATACGACGATTCCTCATGGGCGTTGCATATGCCATTGTCTTTGCAGCACTGTTGGTTAAATCAGTCGATAATTGGCGTTTTATCGATATTGAATACAGCGTTCGGAAATACTCTGGACTTACAAGTGCGTCATCATTGTTTGCTATTGCAATAGGTCTTGTATGTGTTCAAGTAATAATTCCAGTAGAATGGTTAATATTAGTTCATCCAACTGCAAGCCTTCTAAGTAAAACTGAACTCCACGATTGGTGGTGGTGTGATCCTGTCGATAGATACGATTATTCACTAGCCTTATCAATGCTATTTGTTATGTTCTTGGTGTTATTGACTACTATTTTTTCTGGAATGGCATGGGACAGCAAGAGTAACTATTACGAATCTCGATGGATTTGTGTTGGATGTATCAGTACTGCTGGATGTTTCTTAGTATGGATGATAGTATCCACCAATGCGTTACCAGAATACAGGGACCCAGCTGTAGCATTGGGCAACTTTTTTAATGCTACAGCTTTGTTGATTTGCCTGCCTATCAGAAAATTGTTACTTTTgtgtaaattcaaaaaagatGACGAAAAGGAAAATGAGATTGACGAAGACATATATGCTCATATGGATCACG